One genomic window of Myxococcales bacterium includes the following:
- a CDS encoding glycosyltransferase family 39 protein, which produces MDRRPRLGRAALAGLLALVALVARGLVVAWAAPRIPAAADGTYYHTFAERLSRGAGYTWAWPDGAVTYASHYPVGYPALLALPYRLFGAHAGVAMAVNAVLGALLAVSLFVALSRAASRGLALGGALVVALHPALVPYTPALMTEGVTTTLVAAACAVGLASRRRSLLGLAVAGLLLGAATLARPQCIVLAPAFGIVFARARTWGPRLGVAAGMTALALAVCAPWTVRNCVRMESCALVSVNGGWNLLIGAQTRGGAWEEVKVPDECRAVWDEAGKDACFGRAARRQILADPRLWVAKMPQKLAVTFDYFGGAPWYLHQANPEAFPYDAKVALGALETVASRVLLIGALVAMARLRGRRRVARFGVGAASLVSAASVHAWPAYLGLVAMGALLGVRGLLRGPGVVPAALAVVGSTAALHAVFFGGGRYGLVAAPFVAALGFVQRRRG; this is translated from the coding sequence GTGGACCGTAGGCCGAGGCTCGGACGCGCCGCGCTCGCGGGGCTTCTCGCGCTCGTGGCGCTCGTGGCGCGCGGCCTCGTCGTGGCGTGGGCGGCGCCACGTATCCCCGCCGCGGCGGACGGCACGTACTACCACACGTTCGCTGAGCGGCTCTCGCGTGGGGCCGGCTACACGTGGGCCTGGCCCGACGGCGCTGTCACCTACGCGTCGCACTACCCGGTGGGCTACCCCGCGCTCCTCGCGCTCCCGTACCGACTCTTCGGTGCACACGCGGGCGTGGCGATGGCGGTGAACGCGGTCCTCGGCGCGCTCCTCGCGGTCTCGCTCTTCGTGGCGCTCTCGCGCGCGGCCTCGCGGGGGCTGGCGCTTGGGGGCGCGTTGGTCGTGGCGCTCCACCCCGCGCTGGTGCCGTACACACCGGCGCTGATGACCGAGGGAGTGACCACGACCCTCGTCGCGGCGGCCTGCGCCGTCGGGCTCGCCTCGCGGCGGCGGTCGCTCCTTGGCCTCGCGGTCGCGGGGCTCTTGCTGGGCGCCGCGACGCTGGCGCGTCCGCAGTGCATCGTGCTCGCGCCCGCGTTCGGGATCGTCTTCGCGCGCGCGCGAACCTGGGGGCCTCGGCTTGGCGTGGCGGCGGGGATGACCGCGCTGGCGCTCGCCGTCTGCGCGCCCTGGACGGTCCGCAACTGCGTGCGCATGGAGAGCTGCGCGCTCGTGAGCGTGAACGGCGGGTGGAACCTCCTGATCGGCGCGCAGACCCGCGGGGGCGCCTGGGAAGAAGTAAAGGTGCCTGACGAATGCCGCGCGGTCTGGGACGAGGCGGGGAAGGACGCGTGCTTCGGGCGCGCGGCCCGCAGACAGATCCTCGCCGACCCGAGGCTCTGGGTCGCGAAGATGCCGCAGAAGCTCGCGGTGACGTTCGACTACTTTGGGGGCGCGCCCTGGTACCTGCACCAGGCGAACCCGGAGGCGTTCCCGTACGACGCGAAGGTGGCCTTGGGGGCGCTCGAGACCGTGGCGTCTCGCGTGCTGCTGATCGGGGCGCTCGTGGCGATGGCGAGGCTGCGCGGGAGGCGGCGCGTGGCGCGCTTTGGCGTGGGCGCCGCGAGCCTCGTGTCCGCGGCCTCGGTCCACGCGTGGCCCGCGTATCTGGGCCTCGTGGCGATGGGGGCGCTGCTCGGTGTGCGGGGGCTGCTACGCGGGCCGGGCGTCGTACCCGCGGCGCTGGCGGTGGTGGGGTCTACCGCGGCGCTCCACGCGGTGTTCTTCGGCGGTGGGCGGTATGGGCTCGTGGCGGCGCCGTTCGTGGCGGCGCTCGGGTTCGTGCAGCGGCGGCGGGGGTGA
- the maf gene encoding septum formation protein Maf yields MSPGTHGPIAGDSRGVLSDAHPLVLGSGSPRRREILTSIAVPHVVHKGDANEDVLPSEEADVYLARVAEAKLSDVVRTLPDALRAIARAVLVADTSVIVDGEILGKPETLEEAEAMIARLAGRTHEVHTRFCLARLDGPFAEVEHAETVVTRVTFRPLDAAQIRAYAASGEGKDKAGGYAAQGLGGALVSRIEGSYSNVVGLPACEVAVALEKLGLRGP; encoded by the coding sequence ATGAGCCCTGGCACTCACGGTCCGATCGCGGGCGACTCGCGTGGAGTCCTCTCCGACGCCCACCCCCTCGTGCTCGGCAGCGGCTCTCCTCGTCGTCGCGAGATCCTGACGTCCATCGCGGTGCCCCACGTCGTCCACAAGGGGGACGCGAACGAGGACGTGTTGCCCTCGGAGGAGGCCGATGTGTACCTCGCCCGCGTGGCCGAGGCGAAGCTCTCCGACGTGGTCCGCACCCTCCCGGACGCGCTCCGGGCGATCGCGCGCGCGGTGCTCGTGGCCGACACGTCGGTCATCGTTGATGGCGAAATCCTGGGGAAGCCCGAGACATTGGAGGAGGCCGAGGCGATGATCGCGCGCCTCGCCGGCCGCACGCACGAGGTGCACACTCGCTTCTGTCTCGCGCGGCTCGACGGGCCCTTCGCAGAGGTGGAGCACGCCGAGACGGTCGTCACGCGCGTGACCTTCCGCCCCCTCGACGCCGCGCAGATCCGCGCGTACGCGGCGAGCGGGGAGGGGAAGGACAAGGCCGGCGGCTACGCGGCGCAGGGGCTCGGGGGCGCGCTCGTCTCGCGCATCGAGGGCTCGTATTCGAACGTGGTGGGGCTCCCCGCGTGCGAGGTCGCCGTCGCGCTCGAGAAGCTCGGCCTCCGTGGACCGTAG